One genomic region from Cellulomonas fengjieae encodes:
- a CDS encoding alpha-amylase, with the protein MSHLRARTTVLVGALAVLAACSGPSEPAVTQTRDVGVQLFQWTWDAVATECTEALGPAGYAWVLTGPPQEHIVGEQWWTAYQPVSHRVESRLGTREQYAAMVETCHEAGVDVWADAVVNHMTGQDAPGTGWAGSPYAHYEYPGLYSEADFHHCGLTPNDDIALYQDAHQVQTCELVNLADLATGTAHVRATVVAYLEDLLSLGVDGFRIDAAKHMAPQDVAAIVAELPEGTGIAQEVIRGSGEPVTPEQYVGNGKVYEFAYGRELQGVLAGAPGRALELGTSSQVLPTDDAVVFVDNHDTERNGSTLSYADAEQYALANVLMLAGTYGTPAVYSGYAFSDRDAGPPQDADGRVLDASCREAGPRVDLADGDWVCQHRWTPIAGMVGWRNVVGDAPMVDAWSDGDAVAVGRGERGLVVVNLGDEPLDTTLSTSLPDGRYCDVLGLPVAAGEACPGAAIRVEDGSVAVVVPPLSAQAFHVAARP; encoded by the coding sequence ATGTCGCACCTGCGCGCCCGCACGACCGTCCTGGTCGGCGCCCTGGCAGTCCTGGCCGCGTGCAGCGGTCCGTCCGAGCCGGCCGTGACCCAGACGCGTGACGTCGGGGTGCAGCTGTTCCAGTGGACGTGGGACGCCGTGGCGACCGAGTGCACGGAGGCCCTGGGTCCCGCCGGCTACGCGTGGGTGCTGACCGGCCCGCCGCAGGAGCACATCGTGGGGGAGCAGTGGTGGACGGCCTACCAGCCGGTCAGCCACCGGGTGGAGTCGCGCCTGGGCACGCGCGAGCAGTACGCGGCCATGGTGGAGACGTGCCACGAGGCCGGGGTCGACGTGTGGGCCGACGCCGTGGTCAACCACATGACCGGCCAGGACGCGCCGGGCACCGGGTGGGCGGGGTCGCCGTACGCGCACTACGAGTACCCCGGGCTGTACTCCGAGGCCGACTTCCACCACTGCGGCCTGACGCCGAACGACGACATCGCCCTCTACCAGGACGCGCACCAGGTGCAGACGTGCGAGCTGGTCAACCTGGCCGACCTGGCCACGGGGACCGCGCACGTGCGGGCCACGGTCGTCGCCTACCTGGAGGACCTGCTGTCCCTCGGCGTCGACGGGTTCCGGATCGACGCGGCCAAGCACATGGCCCCGCAGGACGTCGCGGCCATCGTCGCGGAGCTGCCCGAGGGCACGGGCATCGCGCAGGAGGTCATCCGAGGCTCCGGCGAGCCGGTGACGCCCGAGCAGTACGTGGGCAACGGCAAGGTCTACGAGTTCGCGTACGGCAGGGAGCTGCAGGGCGTGCTCGCGGGGGCGCCCGGGCGCGCGCTCGAGCTGGGGACGTCCTCGCAGGTCCTGCCGACGGATGACGCGGTGGTGTTCGTCGACAACCACGACACCGAGCGCAACGGGTCGACGCTCAGCTACGCCGACGCGGAGCAGTACGCGCTCGCGAACGTCCTGATGCTCGCCGGGACGTACGGGACGCCGGCGGTGTACAGCGGCTACGCGTTCTCCGACCGTGACGCCGGTCCGCCGCAGGACGCCGACGGCCGCGTGCTGGACGCGTCGTGCCGCGAGGCGGGGCCGCGGGTGGACCTCGCCGACGGCGACTGGGTGTGCCAGCACCGCTGGACGCCGATCGCCGGCATGGTGGGCTGGCGCAACGTCGTCGGGGACGCGCCGATGGTGGACGCCTGGTCCGACGGTGACGCGGTCGCCGTCGGCCGCGGCGAGCGGGGCCTGGTGGTGGTCAACCTCGGCGACGAGCCGCTCGACACGACGCTGTCGACGAGCCTGCCCGACGGCCGCTACTGCGACGTGCTCGGGCTGCCGGTCGCGGCCGGTGAGGCGTGCCCGGGCGCCGCGATCCGCGTCGAGGACGGCAGCGTCGCGGTCGTGGTGCCGCCGCTGAGCGCCCAGGCGTTCCACGTCGCAGCCCGCCCCTGA
- a CDS encoding SigE family RNA polymerase sigma factor, whose translation MPQAPQLPAPADDDVGAELTRVLPSGPATTVDTDAEFTEFMAAHSADLLRTAWLLVGEAHRAEELVQHALVRTYASWSRARRDDPLAYTRRTLVNLRIDTWRRRRREVLSAPEHLPENAAGGTLGPSDDRDQLVRALALLSARQRRIVVLRHFVGLPEAEVAAELGVSVGTVKSTSSRGLATLRTALTSTDRSTP comes from the coding sequence ATGCCGCAGGCGCCGCAGCTACCCGCCCCGGCCGACGACGACGTCGGCGCCGAGTTGACGCGTGTGCTGCCGTCGGGACCTGCGACGACGGTCGACACCGACGCCGAGTTCACCGAGTTCATGGCCGCCCACAGCGCCGACCTGCTACGCACCGCGTGGCTGCTGGTCGGTGAAGCGCACCGCGCCGAGGAGCTGGTCCAGCACGCGCTGGTGCGCACCTACGCGTCCTGGTCCCGCGCCCGGCGCGACGACCCGCTGGCGTACACCCGACGAACCCTGGTGAACCTGCGCATCGACACCTGGCGACGACGACGTCGCGAGGTGCTGTCCGCGCCGGAGCACCTGCCCGAGAACGCCGCCGGGGGCACTCTGGGCCCTTCCGACGACCGCGACCAGCTAGTCCGTGCGCTCGCCCTGCTCTCTGCGCGCCAGCGCCGGATCGTCGTGCTGCGGCACTTCGTCGGGCTCCCGGAGGCCGAGGTGGCCGCCGAGCTCGGCGTCAGCGTCGGCACCGTGAAGTCCACGTCGTCCCGCGGCCTGGCGACCCTGCGCACGGCCCTGACCTCCACAGACCGGAGCACCCCGTGA
- the dusB gene encoding tRNA dihydrouridine synthase DusB → MTPAVPARPGAVLPPLRIGPLTIDTPVVLAPMAGVTNAAFRRLCRESGAGLYVAEMVTSRALVERGEESMRIISHEPDERPRSVQVYGVDPATVGAAVRLIASEDRADHVDLNFGCPVPKVTRRGGGAVLPWKRDLFRAIITAAVDAASPYGVPVTVKMRKGIDDDHLTYLEAGLVAQEVGVAAVALHARTAADYYSGTADWDAIAQLKQTVTDIPVLGNGDIWSAEDALEMVAQTGCDGVVVGRGCQGRPWLFADLAAAFAGSDERIRPGLGYVASIVRRHAELMVEHFGDEGKALREMRKHMAWYFKGYVVGGETRAALGLVSTMAELDERLARLDLDQGYPGAGAEGQRGRAGSPKRPLLPYGWLDSRDLSPEFAAALHEAELSVSGG, encoded by the coding sequence ATGACTCCTGCGGTTCCGGCGCGCCCCGGTGCCGTCCTGCCGCCGCTGCGCATCGGCCCGCTGACCATCGACACCCCCGTCGTGCTGGCGCCCATGGCCGGCGTCACCAACGCCGCGTTCCGCCGGCTGTGCCGCGAGTCCGGCGCCGGTCTGTACGTGGCCGAGATGGTCACGTCGCGTGCGCTGGTCGAGCGTGGCGAGGAGTCGATGCGGATTATCTCGCACGAGCCGGACGAGCGACCGCGCTCCGTGCAGGTGTACGGCGTCGACCCCGCGACCGTCGGCGCCGCGGTCCGGCTCATCGCGAGCGAGGACCGCGCCGACCACGTCGACCTCAACTTCGGCTGCCCGGTGCCCAAGGTCACGCGCCGCGGCGGGGGAGCGGTGCTGCCCTGGAAGCGGGATCTGTTCCGGGCGATCATCACGGCCGCGGTCGACGCGGCCAGCCCCTACGGCGTCCCGGTCACCGTGAAGATGCGCAAGGGCATCGACGACGACCACCTGACCTACCTCGAGGCCGGCCTGGTCGCGCAGGAGGTCGGTGTCGCGGCGGTCGCGCTGCACGCCCGCACCGCCGCCGACTACTACTCCGGCACGGCCGACTGGGACGCGATCGCCCAGCTCAAGCAGACCGTGACCGACATCCCGGTGCTGGGCAACGGCGACATCTGGTCCGCGGAGGACGCCCTGGAGATGGTCGCGCAGACCGGCTGCGACGGCGTCGTCGTCGGTCGCGGCTGCCAGGGCCGTCCGTGGCTGTTCGCCGACCTCGCGGCCGCGTTCGCCGGGTCCGACGAGCGCATCCGGCCGGGCCTCGGCTACGTCGCGTCGATCGTGCGCCGGCACGCCGAGCTGATGGTCGAGCACTTCGGCGACGAGGGCAAGGCGCTGCGTGAGATGCGCAAGCACATGGCCTGGTACTTCAAGGGCTACGTCGTCGGTGGGGAGACCCGGGCCGCCCTCGGGCTGGTCTCGACCATGGCCGAGCTCGACGAGCGGCTGGCCCGCCTCGACCTCGACCAGGGCTACCCGGGCGCGGGTGCCGAGGGACAGCGGGGACGCGCCGGATCGCCCAAGCGACCGCTCCTGCCGTACGGCTGGCTGGACTCGCGCGACCTGTCGCCGGAGTTCGCCGCCGCGCTGCACGAGGCCGAGCTGAGCGTGTCGGGCGGCTGA